A stretch of the Bombyx mori chromosome 12, ASM3026992v2 genome encodes the following:
- the LOC101745831 gene encoding putative fatty acyl-CoA reductase CG5065 isoform X1, with amino-acid sequence MHACVRQIHGYNMIAHDSYKSIPDFYAGKTVFITGGTGFLGKVLVEKLVYSCPALNKVYVLIRETPKQNVLQKLKQLLDSPIFTRLKNERPEDLNKIVPIAGDLCKPNLGLEPSDEEKLIDEVSVVIHSGATVKFNDALEYAMKINYQGTEQVMRLCRKIKNIKVFVYISTTYAHTQLDIIEEVIYPPPARVAEVYETIKRHGNNEKNISKILNGQPNTYAFTKALAENLVAENHGDIPTVVIRPSIITAGITEPLEGWVDTWNGATGIMHLIGKGLCRVLPGNEQNILDLIPVDFVCNLALVAAAKCNSSKKVTILNSCSGSCNPITLKQFCSLYCNVAVKRKSNVFPFPYLILFNPHIWMLKVMSYFLMTMAGLADFVMRIFGKQTMFFRTQSKLYSIVKTLRCFIFKSWVFKCERVCALNAELSDLDRAVFNCDPSTIHWEQYAQIYFDGVTKFLLEKPKNLRTDASNN; translated from the exons atgcatgcttgtgtgcgtcaaatacatg gCTATAATATGATCGCCCACGATTCTTATAAATCCATACCGGATTTCTATGCTGGAAAAACAGTCTTCATTACAGGAGGAACAGGATTCCTAGGGAAG GTCCTAGTCGAGAAGTTGGTATACAGCTGTCCCGCATTGAATAAAGTTTACGTATTGATACGAGAAACACCCAAGCAGAATgttttacaaaaattaaaacaacttctTGATAGTCCG ATTTTTACTCGACTAAAGAATGAAAGACCAGAAGATTTGAATAAAATTGTGCCTATTGCTGGAGACTTATGCAAACCGAACCTTGGTCTGGAGCCTAGTGATGAAGAAAAACTAATCGATGAG GTGTCGGTTGTAATTCATTCAGGTGCCACAGTCAAGTTTAACGATGCACTTGAATATGCAATGAAAATCAACTATCAAGGAACCGAACAGGTCATGCGTTTGTGTCGTAAGATAAAGAATATAAAG GTCTTTGTGTATATATCGACAACATATGCTCACACACAGTTAGATATTATAGAAGAGGTCATCTACCCTCCACCCGCAAGAGTAGCGGAAGTATACGAAACTATCAAACGACACGGAAACAACGAGAAGAATATCAGTAAAATACTCA ATGGTCAACCAAACACATACGCTTTCACGAAAGCACTCGCCGAGAACCTTGTGGCTGAAAACCACGGCGACATTCCTACTGTAGTCATAAGACCTTCCAtca TAACAGCTGGAATTACGGAGCCTCTTGAAGGATGGGTTGACACTTGGAATGGAGCCACAGGAATAATGCACTTGATCGGGAAAGGTTTATGCCGTGTGCTACCTGGCAACGAGCAGAACATACTGGATTTGATCCCAGTAGATTTTGTTTGTAATCTCGCATTAGTAGCTGCTGCTAAATGTAACAG TTCCAAAAAAGTAACAATTCTAAATAGCTGTTCTGGTTCCTGCAATCcaattacattaaaacaattcTGTTCGCTGTACTGTAATGTCGCTGTAAAACGAAAGAGCA ATGTTTTCCCATTTCCGTACCTTATATTATTCAACCCGCACATCTGGATGCTGAAGGTTATGAGCTATTTTCTAATGACTATGGCTGGACTCGCAGATTTCGTGATGCGAATCTTCGGCAAGCAGACAAT gtTCTTCAGAACACAATCCAAGCTATACTCTATTGTGAAGACATTACGATGCTTCATATTTAAGTCGTGGGTGTTTAAATGCGAGCGAGTGTGCGCCCTTAATGCAGAGCTCAGTGACCTGGACCGCGCCGTCTTCAACTGCGACCCCTCCACAATACATTGGGAGCAATACGCACAAATATACTTCGATGGTGTCACGAAATTTTTACTGGAAAAACCGAAGAACCTAAGAACAGATGCGTCGAACAATTAA
- the LOC101745831 gene encoding putative fatty acyl-CoA reductase CG5065 isoform X2, with translation MIAHDSYKSIPDFYAGKTVFITGGTGFLGKVLVEKLVYSCPALNKVYVLIRETPKQNVLQKLKQLLDSPIFTRLKNERPEDLNKIVPIAGDLCKPNLGLEPSDEEKLIDEVSVVIHSGATVKFNDALEYAMKINYQGTEQVMRLCRKIKNIKVFVYISTTYAHTQLDIIEEVIYPPPARVAEVYETIKRHGNNEKNISKILNGQPNTYAFTKALAENLVAENHGDIPTVVIRPSIITAGITEPLEGWVDTWNGATGIMHLIGKGLCRVLPGNEQNILDLIPVDFVCNLALVAAAKCNSSKKVTILNSCSGSCNPITLKQFCSLYCNVAVKRKSNVFPFPYLILFNPHIWMLKVMSYFLMTMAGLADFVMRIFGKQTMFFRTQSKLYSIVKTLRCFIFKSWVFKCERVCALNAELSDLDRAVFNCDPSTIHWEQYAQIYFDGVTKFLLEKPKNLRTDASNN, from the exons ATGATCGCCCACGATTCTTATAAATCCATACCGGATTTCTATGCTGGAAAAACAGTCTTCATTACAGGAGGAACAGGATTCCTAGGGAAG GTCCTAGTCGAGAAGTTGGTATACAGCTGTCCCGCATTGAATAAAGTTTACGTATTGATACGAGAAACACCCAAGCAGAATgttttacaaaaattaaaacaacttctTGATAGTCCG ATTTTTACTCGACTAAAGAATGAAAGACCAGAAGATTTGAATAAAATTGTGCCTATTGCTGGAGACTTATGCAAACCGAACCTTGGTCTGGAGCCTAGTGATGAAGAAAAACTAATCGATGAG GTGTCGGTTGTAATTCATTCAGGTGCCACAGTCAAGTTTAACGATGCACTTGAATATGCAATGAAAATCAACTATCAAGGAACCGAACAGGTCATGCGTTTGTGTCGTAAGATAAAGAATATAAAG GTCTTTGTGTATATATCGACAACATATGCTCACACACAGTTAGATATTATAGAAGAGGTCATCTACCCTCCACCCGCAAGAGTAGCGGAAGTATACGAAACTATCAAACGACACGGAAACAACGAGAAGAATATCAGTAAAATACTCA ATGGTCAACCAAACACATACGCTTTCACGAAAGCACTCGCCGAGAACCTTGTGGCTGAAAACCACGGCGACATTCCTACTGTAGTCATAAGACCTTCCAtca TAACAGCTGGAATTACGGAGCCTCTTGAAGGATGGGTTGACACTTGGAATGGAGCCACAGGAATAATGCACTTGATCGGGAAAGGTTTATGCCGTGTGCTACCTGGCAACGAGCAGAACATACTGGATTTGATCCCAGTAGATTTTGTTTGTAATCTCGCATTAGTAGCTGCTGCTAAATGTAACAG TTCCAAAAAAGTAACAATTCTAAATAGCTGTTCTGGTTCCTGCAATCcaattacattaaaacaattcTGTTCGCTGTACTGTAATGTCGCTGTAAAACGAAAGAGCA ATGTTTTCCCATTTCCGTACCTTATATTATTCAACCCGCACATCTGGATGCTGAAGGTTATGAGCTATTTTCTAATGACTATGGCTGGACTCGCAGATTTCGTGATGCGAATCTTCGGCAAGCAGACAAT gtTCTTCAGAACACAATCCAAGCTATACTCTATTGTGAAGACATTACGATGCTTCATATTTAAGTCGTGGGTGTTTAAATGCGAGCGAGTGTGCGCCCTTAATGCAGAGCTCAGTGACCTGGACCGCGCCGTCTTCAACTGCGACCCCTCCACAATACATTGGGAGCAATACGCACAAATATACTTCGATGGTGTCACGAAATTTTTACTGGAAAAACCGAAGAACCTAAGAACAGATGCGTCGAACAATTAA
- the Far gene encoding fatty-acyl reductase: MSHNGTLDEHYQTVREFYDGKSVFITGATGFLGKAYVEKLAYSCPGIVSIYILIRDKKGSNTEERMRKYLDQPIFSRIKYEHPEYFKKIIPISGDITAPKLGLCDEERNILINEVSIVIHSAASVKLNDHLKFTLNTNVGGTMKVLELVKEMKNLAMFVYVSTAYSNTSQRILEEKLYPQSLNLNEIQKFAEEHYILGKDNDEMIKFIGNHPNTYAYTKALAENLVAEEHGEIPTIIIRPSIITASAEEPVRGFVDSWSGATAMAAFALKGWNNIMYSTGEENIDLIPLDYVVNLTLVAIAKYKPTKEVTVYHVTTSDLNPISIRRIFIKLSEFASKNPTSNAAPFAATTLLTKQKPLIKLVTFLMQTTPAFLADLWMKTQRKEAKFVKQHNLVVRSRDQLEFFTSQSWLLRCERARVLSAALSDSDRAVFRCDPSTIDWDQYLPIYFEGINKHLFKNKL; encoded by the exons atgtCACACAATGGAACTTTGGATGAACATTATCAGACCGTGAGGGAATTTTACGATGGTAAATCCGTTTTTATTACAGGAGCGACCGGATTCCTTGGAAAG GCGTACGTTGAGAAACTTGCGTATTCGTGTCCGGGCATAGTAAGCATTTACATTTTGATTCGAGACAAGAAAGGGTCGAACACTGAAGAGCGAATGAGAAAATATCTTGATCAGCCC ATTTTTTCACGAATAAAATACGAACATccagaatatttcaaaaaaatcattCCCATCTCTGGTGATATCACCGCACCCAAACTAGGATTGTGCGATGAAGAAAGAAATATATTAATCAACGAG GTGTCGATAGTGATTCACTCAGCCGCTTCGGTCAAACTAAAcgatcatttaaaatttactctGAACACGAATGTTGGAGGTACGATGAAAGTGTTGGAACTCGTTAAAGAAATGAAAAACTTAGCG ATGTTCGTATATGTGTCTACAGCTTATTCTAACACAAGTCAAAGAATTTTAGAAGAAAAACTTTATCCTCAGTCCCTAAATCTAAACGAAATACAGAAGTTCGCTGAAGAACATTATATATTAGGTAAAGACAACGATGAAATGATAAAATTTATAG GTAACCACCCAAACACATATGCATACACAAAAGCGCTGGCAGAAAACTTAGTTGCTGAAGAACACGGTGAAATACCAACAATTATCATTAGGCCTTCGATTA TTACAGCGAGTGCTGAAGAGCCAGTGCGAGGGTTCGTGGATAGTTGGAGTGGTGCAACTGCTATGGCAGCATTTGCTTTGAAGGGATGGAACAACATAATGTACAGCACAGGCGAGGAGAATATTGATCTGATACCTCTAGACTATGTTGTCAACCTTACATTAGTAGCGATTGCTAAATATAAGCC TACCAAAGAGGTCACAGTATATCACGTCACAACCAGCGATCTTAATCCCATTTCAATCCGAAGAATATTTATAAAGCTCTCCGAATTCGCATCAAAAAATCCAACGA GTAATGCCGCACCATTCGCAGCAACGACTTTATTGACTAAACAGAAGCCATTAATAAAACTGGTCACGTTTCTCATGCAGACCACGCCGGCTTTCCTAGCTGACTTATGGATGAAAACCCAGAGGAAAGAAGCCAA ATTCGTCAAGCAACATAATCTAGTAGTGAGAAGTCGTGATCAACTGGAATTCTTCACGTCTCAGTCGTGGTTGCTTCGTTGCGAGCGagcccgtgtgcttagtgcggcACTGAGCGATTCAGACCGCGCTGTCTTCCGCTGCGATCCTTCCACCATAGACTGGGACCAATATTTGCCAATATACTTCGAAGGAATCAACAAGCATctgttcaaaaataaattatag
- the Far gene encoding fatty-acyl reductase isoform X1, whose amino-acid sequence MRKYLDQPIFSRIKYEHPEYFKKIIPISGDITAPKLGLCDEERNILINEVSIVIHSAASVKLNDHLKFTLNTNVGGTMKVLELVKEMKNLAMFVYVSTAYSNTSQRILEEKLYPQSLNLNEIQKFAEEHYILGKDNDEMIKFIGNHPNTYAYTKALAENLVAEEHGEIPTIIIRPSIITASAEEPVRGFVDSWSGATAMAAFALKGWNNIMYSTGEENIDLIPLDYVVNLTLVAIAKYKPTKEVTVYHVTTSDLNPISIRRIFIKLSEFASKNPTSNAAPFAATTLLTKQKPLIKLVTFLMQTTPAFLADLWMKTQRKEAKFVKQHNLVVRSRDQLEFFTSQSWLLRCERARVLSAALSDSDRAVFRCDPSTIDWDQYLPIYFEGINKHLFKNKL is encoded by the exons ATGAGAAAATATCTTGATCAGCCC ATTTTTTCACGAATAAAATACGAACATccagaatatttcaaaaaaatcattCCCATCTCTGGTGATATCACCGCACCCAAACTAGGATTGTGCGATGAAGAAAGAAATATATTAATCAACGAG GTGTCGATAGTGATTCACTCAGCCGCTTCGGTCAAACTAAAcgatcatttaaaatttactctGAACACGAATGTTGGAGGTACGATGAAAGTGTTGGAACTCGTTAAAGAAATGAAAAACTTAGCG ATGTTCGTATATGTGTCTACAGCTTATTCTAACACAAGTCAAAGAATTTTAGAAGAAAAACTTTATCCTCAGTCCCTAAATCTAAACGAAATACAGAAGTTCGCTGAAGAACATTATATATTAGGTAAAGACAACGATGAAATGATAAAATTTATAG GTAACCACCCAAACACATATGCATACACAAAAGCGCTGGCAGAAAACTTAGTTGCTGAAGAACACGGTGAAATACCAACAATTATCATTAGGCCTTCGATTA TTACAGCGAGTGCTGAAGAGCCAGTGCGAGGGTTCGTGGATAGTTGGAGTGGTGCAACTGCTATGGCAGCATTTGCTTTGAAGGGATGGAACAACATAATGTACAGCACAGGCGAGGAGAATATTGATCTGATACCTCTAGACTATGTTGTCAACCTTACATTAGTAGCGATTGCTAAATATAAGCC TACCAAAGAGGTCACAGTATATCACGTCACAACCAGCGATCTTAATCCCATTTCAATCCGAAGAATATTTATAAAGCTCTCCGAATTCGCATCAAAAAATCCAACGA GTAATGCCGCACCATTCGCAGCAACGACTTTATTGACTAAACAGAAGCCATTAATAAAACTGGTCACGTTTCTCATGCAGACCACGCCGGCTTTCCTAGCTGACTTATGGATGAAAACCCAGAGGAAAGAAGCCAA ATTCGTCAAGCAACATAATCTAGTAGTGAGAAGTCGTGATCAACTGGAATTCTTCACGTCTCAGTCGTGGTTGCTTCGTTGCGAGCGagcccgtgtgcttagtgcggcACTGAGCGATTCAGACCGCGCTGTCTTCCGCTGCGATCCTTCCACCATAGACTGGGACCAATATTTGCCAATATACTTCGAAGGAATCAACAAGCATctgttcaaaaataaattatag